Part of the Mauremys mutica isolate MM-2020 ecotype Southern chromosome 1, ASM2049712v1, whole genome shotgun sequence genome is shown below.
ATAATACCGGGTGGGACTGTAAATATTTTTGCTCTGTATCAGTATATTGCTAAATGCATAAATTTTGACAGTTTATGCCAGAAAATAGGGTACTGCATTTTTTTCTTATGACTGATGCTACAGTATTTAATAAAGGGCCAATTCAAAATCAAAGAAGCTGATCTAAGAACAAAATGTGATAGTATTCCTTATTTCCTTACTCCTGTGCAACATAGTATTTTTGTACTACACTGATATGCGACTATGACACTGGGCAAGTTTGGGGCAAAGAAATAATGCTAAGCAGAAATGAAAACTGTACTAAAgttatttttaaagcttttccagaatttcagattttaaaattttaCTTTTTGCCAAATGCTTAGTCATTTGAGATTTGATATCGGTTATAGAATACAGACACTACCAGTGTCTAAGGACAATGTAGTACTGTATCTGAATTATAAAGCTAAATAACCAATGCTCATAATATGTTCACTCTTTTTGTTCGTAAACATTACAATGTGTTTTAAGTGTGAAAAAATATTGGTAACACCAGCAACATAATTCAGTAACAGTAATTTAGTAAACGATGTCAAACATTGGCAAAAATTCatacaaatgttttatttaataacATTTTTCCTATTTAAGCACACCAAGTACCAGCAGGTGTTTTTAAGAAGATAATAATTATGAAAATTCTGTTGCAGCAATAGTTGATTAAGTTGATCTTTGATTTGCATACATATAACTGTTTCACAATTCTCAAATAATACATATTTAGGCAGCTTGAACTATGTTATAAAAATTTTAATTCAGTACATGCCAATAGTAGACTCCAAGAGTTGTGTTAGAATTCACTAAACTAAAAGTGAAAATGGACTTACCAATAACACTGCATAATGAACATTCAAACCACATTTTCATGGCACCTTTAAATGTGAAGATTAAAAAGTTAGTCTGAAAATGCTTTGTAGGCATTTGTAGATtgcatttaaattattatttctaCTGCTTCACTTCACTTTTGTAAAACTGCATAAATTATGTTCCAGTAAACATATCAATTGTGCATGGATAATCTGTCATGAAAATGTGGTAGCTGTTGGCAGAAGTTGTGTATTTGCATGTTTTGAAGAGAAGAGACTAAAGAAACTGGAGAAAATAAACTTTAATGAGATTCTCCATTCAACGATGAGGCTTCTCCTCTGGGCGAAGATGACCTGGACATTCCCCTCTCTGTATTGTCAGAGCTAGAACCACTCTGACTGTGTTGATCTGCAGATGCAGTACTGGAAGCAGGTGGTGACTTAGTTTTCTCCTTAAAGTCTGTAATAATGACTGTCAGATCTCCAACGGTAACTTCCAAATGCTGGGCACTACTTCGATCCACATTTTTCAATCTTGGCCTAAATAAAACACAATCAAATTAAAAGCTAGAAGCTTCcgcatcccataatccccttgcCACTCCAATTTTTAGTGATCTTTGTAGAAAACGTATAACGTAGTGAAATACTGCACACAGCAATATTATGAATACATAAAATGAGAGTGTACCACATAGCTAGCAACTCTATACTGtaatatttaaaatttttcttCACCTCTAAGTAATTTGATTTGAACAGGGCCCCCTGGATAATGTGATTAAGGGGGAGTCTCAAAACTGTActccacattttaaaattttttgctgttaaaaagttaccgtatatactcgttcattagccgattcatttataagccgaccccccaaatggataggtaaaaacagcaaaaactgtatgaccctttcataagctgaccctatatttcaggggttggaaaactttggctcccagcccattagggtaagccgctggtgggttgggaagttttgtttacctggagcgttcacaggcacggagcgcctcagctcccagtggccgtggtttgccgttcccaggcaatgggagctatgggaaaTGGCGCCATTTCCCGCAGCTACCATTGAccaggaacagcaaaccgcggccactaggAGCCAaggggctctgtgcctgcagacgctccaggtaaacaacactacaatgtattagatattcaattcaatgattccatagagtttaaaatcatcaaattttggtgtagacccgtttataagctgacccctggtctttgatgcgtcacttttttaccaaaaatattcggcttatgaacaagtatataccgTAAATCTCTAGCCTTCACGGCTGCAACAAatgttcaaaatgtgaccccacaGTAATATCAGTGTCaccagacagcctgaaacaacagcCCTGAGAAGCATGAACTTCTCCATTCATCTCAGTGGGTGCTGACTTTAAGTTCTTAGTATGCAGAAACCAGCTCCCATGTCCTCTAACCAGTTGTTTCTAAACTTCTACTGtgcaagtacagtaactcctcacttaaagtcatcctggttaacgtttcgttgttacattgctgatcaattagggaacatgctcgtttaaagttgacaatgctcccttctaacgtcatttggcagcGGCCTGCTTCATCTACTGCTTACAGaaagagcagccccttgcagctagctgTGGGGgcctggaaccagggtggaccagcagccccctaagttccctgtgcagcagctgcttgcagttcagctgtgtccctccccacactgccatgtgctgctcctgccttctaccttggagctgctccccgagactcctgcttgctgtgccgggggggggagggagggaaggaaaaggggggctaatgtcagggtgtccccttcccccctgctcctgcaccccgcttaccccatcttccatagagcaggagggacacaccagggctgcggtctcagcaagctgatctaattaacaaggcagtgtacttaagggaaatgtgcgtatctccctccattcctgctgccttgccgagtgagagagttaacccttgagggctcagccaattgctagttcatcatttagcagtaagggaaatatcccaccctctgactcctccacctcaaccaagcttcacaatcatcatcactgtgtaccagtattaaactgtttgtttaaaactgtgtgtgtgagagagagagagagagagagggatttcCCTGGAACCCAACCCCCTCGTTTACATtatttcttatggggaaattagattcgcttaacatcgtttcgcttaaagtcgcatttttcaggaacataactacaacgttaagtgaggagttactgtattatcaAATACAAATTCTGCAGCAcactgaaaatttaaaatttgGAATGGGCATCATGTAAAtagaatttaaaattttaaaataatttacacACAAAACACTATGACGACAGGAATGGAGTCTGGGTTCCCTGATGCATAATTTAATCCTAATATCCTGCATAGGACACAGGGCCACAAACTCTGGTTtgatttctactttttttttttttttttttttttttaaaaataccacaaCAGAACATTTAAACTATATTCCATCAACTTGGTCTTTACAGGTGCTAGTGCAATGGGTGATCTAGGCCTGCAAAACTTTAAGTTGCtagttgtgtgtgtatgtgccagGTGACCAATCATGTCACCACAGCAGCTGAAAATACCTGCTGACAACAGCAGCACAGCACACAGCAAGCCTTTTAAAACTGACCTACAGAACCTATATTTGATTCCACAACTCTCTCCAGGCCAAGCTTGGAAGTAAAGAAATTAACATGAAACCAAGATTTGGCAGGTGAGTCACCTCACCCCACCTTTTGCACTCCCACGCAGCCAAGAGTTGAAGCTGCATAAGAGTACACAGGGAGCCCAATGCGACTCTTGCCCCAAGGCTGAACTGGCATTAATAAAAAGCCTAACTGGTTGCTCGAAGATGTGGGAGTGTAGAGGAAGGATTCACTTTTGCCAGCCTGAATGGGCTGCATGCCAGAGAGAAAACTTAGGGCTTACTGTATGCAGATTTTGTTATACATATTTCTGGAAACAACATTTAAAGGAGCTCctttaagggtatggctacacttacaaatctgcagcgctggtagtccagctgtgcagggccagcgctggtgtgtggccacactcacagctaccagcgctgcagtgtggccacatttgcagcatttgcagcgctgttgggagtgatgaattatgggcagctatcccagcattcaagtggcagcaacgtgcttttcaaaagaggggggtgtggggcagtgtgacagggaccggggggggaagagagagtggatttttggaactgacactgtgcaaaatcagaaaattttcccacccccttactgttaactgcaaacagcctgcatccaacatactctctttcccccctctgccccctccccccgtttctctcaagcaaagcaaacactcaacccctgtgaatgactccttttctcgctgctggtcaagcaaaacgcaaacactcaacccctgtgaatcacgcagggaggaggatctcatttgattgttcacagattgatcacagcaaacaggagctgctaagcagctccggtagagcagctccggtagcaacggagctccggaggttcacaacaaaacaaagagaggctgcataacaaaacaaagggagtaatttagttaaaagcattctgggatacacccttataccctggaggccaataacagcgctggtgtgtggccacacttgatgaccagcgctgcaatccttatttcccatgctgagtgaggtgtacggccagcgctgcagccagggagttgcagcgctggaagtgccctgcaggtgtggccacttagtaattgcagcgctggaaagcctccaccagcgctgcaactcgcaagtgtagccatacccaaagaaTTGCTTGAAAAATTAATAATGAAGAGAAATCAACCTACTGGTTTCCATAGTCAAACACTCAACTATTACATATAAGTAAAAAAAAGTATTATCTGATTTTGGCTCGACTGGGTTCTGATTAAGAATGCTCACCTTAGTTTCTACGTGGATTACttaaaagaactttttttttttaaaacaatattccCAGCCAGAGGTGTGCACATGGGAGGGCAAGCAGTGGCACGGGCCCCTTTCAATAACTGGCAAGGTCACAGAGCTCCGCTCAGTCTCTCTACCATGGCCCTGTGGTGGATAGAGCTCTGTGACTCCACCACAGCCAAGTCCTTGTGGATCTATGTATTCAAATGGCTCCACAGCACGTGGATTTTCATTGAAGTGGTGAGTGTTTATTTCTATGTATGTGATGTACGTGTGTGTCCTGATATGGTTTAATGTGTGTGTTTAATGTGCCCTTCCAAAAgcggtcaaatttaaattcctgtgcaCATTCCCGTTCCCAGCCCTTGCAATATCACCTTCTCTCACTTCTCATGTAATAAGACTATTTAACCTTCAGCATTCCCACATAATTGTTACTATTCAAAACAATATCTCTAAAGAAACTAACTTACAAATGTTACACTCTAGCCAGCCAAAATGTACAATTAGAAATAAGACAAACATTACAAAAATCCTTTATCCCAGTCTGTTCCATTTCCTTCCTGTTGAAAAAAATAGTCCCAATCTTTTCAACGTAAATTTGGTGAGTACTCTTTACTCTTTCTGGCGCAGTCCCTGAAAGGTCCTGTTTCATCCAATGCATGGAAAATGTCTGCTACTTCTCTGCAGAAGTGATTCCATAGAATCTTCCTTGGCTGAACTCTGCCTCACAGACTGCAACACTTCCAAAACACACAGTGACACTATTTCCCTAcattttctcttcctcttttaAGCAGGTTACACCTCTTTCAGTATTCTCAGGTTTTTAGTTACATATTTGTGACTAAAGTAACTTTATACTTAATTTGGGGAAATCGAGACACAAGCAATATTGTCCCAGAGCTATGCAAACAACTGATTTTTTGGTCTGCTTGCAGTTCCAAAAGATAAAttacaaaaaaatccatttggaTCAACCCAGAAAGGGACTTTTTCTAGGTTTTCAGTGAATTGAAAAGTTAGAAAAATCAGTTTCaggttaaatgaaatgtttctttttaccTGAAACAAtgtatgtttggggttttttttttgttttttttaaacactgagtgggtgtttttagtttttttaaattacattgaaGGAAATATTGAAACAGTccatttgaataaaaaaaatcaaacatttcatttcgcaaatattaaaacaaaa
Proteins encoded:
- the YAF2 gene encoding YY1-associated factor 2 isoform X5, translating into MMCDVRKGTSTRKPRPVSQLVAQQVTQQFVPPTQSKKEKKDKVEKEKSEKETTSKKNSHKKTRPRLKNVDRSSAQHLEVTVGDLTVIITDFKEKTKSPPASSTASADQHSQSGSSSDNTERGMSRSSSPRGEASSLNGESH